A genomic segment from Alistipes senegalensis JC50 encodes:
- the rplI gene encoding 50S ribosomal protein L9: MEVILIKDMENLGYANDIVNVKPGYANNYLIPQGYAKAATASAKKVLAENLKQRAHKDAKILADAQALAETIANLPLSLAVKAEEGKLFGTVTATDLAEALAAKGITVDRKQISVDAIKTVGEFEATARLHKEVKATIKFSVTAAE; this comes from the coding sequence ATGGAAGTTATTCTGATCAAAGATATGGAGAACCTGGGCTACGCCAACGACATCGTGAACGTGAAGCCCGGTTATGCGAACAACTACCTGATTCCCCAGGGCTACGCCAAAGCCGCCACGGCTTCCGCCAAGAAGGTCCTCGCCGAGAACCTGAAACAGCGTGCCCACAAGGACGCCAAGATCCTGGCCGACGCTCAGGCCCTGGCCGAGACCATCGCCAACCTGCCGCTGTCGCTGGCCGTGAAGGCCGAGGAGGGCAAACTCTTCGGTACGGTCACCGCTACGGACCTCGCCGAGGCGCTCGCCGCCAAGGGCATCACCGTAGACCGCAAGCAGATCAGCGTCGATGCCATCAAGACCGTCGGCGAGTTCGAGGCTACGGCCCGTCTGCACAAGGAGGTCAAGGCCACGATCAAGTTCTCGGTCACCGCTGCCGAGTAA
- a CDS encoding adenylate kinase: MINIVLFGAPGCGKGTQAQRLKEHYGIDHVSTGEVIRDEIRRGTELGRSMEQYISEGKLAPDEIVIGMIGNYVAEHKDARGCIFDGFPRTTVQAEAFDKILAGHGLKVDIMVDIHVPEEELVRRILLRGKDSGRADDASEEVIRGRLDVYRMQTAVVAEYYAAQGKYASVNGTGTMDEVFGRIADVIGGLE; this comes from the coding sequence ATGATAAATATCGTCTTATTCGGCGCTCCGGGATGCGGCAAGGGCACCCAGGCCCAGCGCCTGAAAGAGCACTACGGAATCGACCATGTTTCGACCGGCGAGGTGATCCGCGACGAGATCCGGCGCGGCACGGAGCTCGGACGCAGCATGGAACAGTACATCAGCGAAGGCAAGCTGGCTCCCGACGAGATCGTCATCGGCATGATCGGGAATTACGTCGCCGAGCACAAGGATGCCCGCGGGTGTATTTTCGACGGGTTCCCCCGTACGACGGTCCAGGCCGAGGCGTTCGACAAAATCCTGGCCGGACACGGTTTGAAGGTGGATATTATGGTGGACATCCATGTCCCGGAGGAGGAGCTGGTGCGCCGTATCCTGCTGCGCGGCAAGGATTCGGGCCGTGCCGACGACGCTTCGGAGGAGGTGATCCGCGGACGGCTGGACGTTTACCGCATGCAGACGGCCGTGGTGGCGGAGTACTACGCCGCGCAGGGCAAGTACGCCTCGGTGAACGGCACCGGAACGATGGATGAGGTGTTCGGCCGCATCGCCGACGTGATCGGCGGACTGGAATAA
- the thiL gene encoding thiamine-phosphate kinase yields the protein MDQKKRTEIASLGQFGLIDLLTKEFSAKHASTTKGVGDDAAVIAPARGEAVLCTTDSFFEGVDFDLTYFPLKHLGYKVVTAGISDILAMNALPAQIAVSLGVSSKLPVEALQDLYEGIAFACNEQGVDLVGGDTRASMTGLVVNVTTLGHAEKKKVVYRSGARQNDLICITGNLGAAYMGLQLLEREKRVLADVENPEPQFKGYEYLLEKYLKPRPRTDIVEALAAEKIVPTAMIDLSDGLASDLMQICKSSACGARIYLERIPIARQTTALAEEMHTDPVVAALNGGEDYELLFTVPLSMQEQIMKSGLVDVIGHITPASTGCYLVTPDGQDIKLKAQGFPEE from the coding sequence ATGGACCAGAAAAAGCGCACCGAGATCGCCTCGCTCGGACAATTCGGCCTCATCGACCTGCTGACCAAAGAGTTCTCCGCCAAGCACGCCTCGACGACGAAAGGGGTCGGAGACGACGCCGCCGTGATCGCCCCGGCGCGCGGCGAAGCGGTGCTCTGCACGACCGACTCGTTCTTCGAGGGTGTCGATTTCGACCTCACCTACTTCCCGCTCAAGCACCTGGGTTACAAGGTCGTGACGGCCGGCATCAGCGACATTCTGGCCATGAACGCCCTCCCGGCGCAGATCGCCGTATCGCTCGGCGTCTCCTCGAAACTGCCCGTCGAAGCGTTGCAGGACCTCTACGAAGGGATCGCCTTCGCCTGCAACGAACAGGGCGTCGATCTCGTGGGCGGCGACACGCGGGCTTCGATGACCGGACTGGTCGTGAACGTCACCACGCTGGGCCATGCCGAAAAGAAGAAGGTGGTCTACCGCAGCGGAGCCAGGCAGAACGACCTGATCTGCATCACCGGCAACCTCGGGGCCGCCTACATGGGCCTGCAACTGCTCGAACGCGAAAAGCGGGTGCTCGCCGACGTGGAGAATCCCGAACCGCAGTTCAAAGGGTACGAATACCTGCTCGAAAAATACCTGAAACCGCGTCCCCGCACCGACATCGTGGAGGCGCTGGCGGCGGAGAAGATCGTCCCGACGGCGATGATCGACCTCTCGGACGGACTTGCGAGCGACCTGATGCAGATCTGCAAATCGTCCGCCTGCGGGGCGCGCATCTACCTCGAGCGCATCCCGATCGCGCGTCAGACCACGGCCCTCGCCGAGGAGATGCACACCGACCCGGTCGTTGCGGCGCTGAACGGCGGCGAGGACTACGAACTGCTCTTCACGGTGCCTCTTTCGATGCAGGAGCAGATCATGAAGTCGGGGCTCGTGGATGTCATCGGCCACATCACGCCCGCATCCACAGGTTGTTACCTCGTGACGCCCGACGGGCAGGACATAAAGCTGAAGGCGCAGGGGTTCCCCGAGGAGTAA
- the rpsA gene encoding 30S ribosomal protein S1, whose amino-acid sequence MEEVKNVVANENFDWNAFENDLGVYDQDKTQITEAYDKTLSNVNVGEVVEGTVTAITKREVLVNIGYKSEGVISISEFRYNPDLKVGDKIEVYVESAEDKNGQLALSHKKARQLKSWDRVNEALEKDEIIKGYIKCRTKGGMIVDVFGIEAFLPGSQIDVKPIRDYDVYVDKTMEFKVVKINQEFRNVVVSHKALIEAELEAQKQVIMSKLEKGQILEGTVKNITSYGVFVDLGGVDGLIHITDLSWGRVNHPEEIVALDQKINVVILDFDEAKKRIALGLKQLTPHPWEALDQNLKVGDKVKGRVVVMADYGAFVEIAPGVEGLIHVSEMSWSQHLRSAQEFMKVGDEVEAVILTLDREERKMSLGIKQLTPDPWENIETKYPVGTKTTAKVRNFTNFGVFVEIEEGIDGLIHISDLSWTKKVKHPGEFTSVGADIEVVVLEIDKENRRLSLGHKQLEENPWNEFENQYSVDSVHEGTVTELTDKGAVVALGENIEGFCPARQLVKEDGTTPKVGDKLDFKVIEFSKATKRITLSHLRTYDEARKEAFAAEKAEKRAAADATKSTVKKINASVEKTTLGDIAGLAALKSAMEAAEAKSAKKAAAKKEGEE is encoded by the coding sequence ATGGAAGAAGTAAAGAACGTAGTCGCAAACGAGAATTTCGACTGGAATGCGTTTGAAAACGACCTGGGCGTTTACGACCAGGACAAAACCCAGATCACCGAGGCGTATGACAAGACGCTGTCGAACGTCAACGTCGGCGAAGTGGTCGAAGGTACCGTAACCGCCATCACCAAGCGCGAGGTTCTGGTGAACATCGGCTACAAGAGCGAGGGTGTCATCTCCATCTCGGAGTTCCGCTACAACCCCGATCTGAAAGTGGGCGACAAGATCGAAGTCTATGTCGAGTCGGCCGAGGACAAGAACGGACAGCTGGCCCTTTCGCACAAGAAGGCCCGTCAGCTCAAGAGCTGGGATCGTGTCAACGAGGCTCTGGAGAAGGACGAGATCATCAAGGGTTACATCAAGTGCCGCACGAAGGGCGGTATGATCGTCGATGTGTTCGGCATCGAGGCGTTCCTGCCCGGCTCGCAGATCGACGTGAAGCCCATCCGCGACTATGACGTATACGTTGACAAGACCATGGAGTTCAAGGTCGTGAAGATCAACCAGGAGTTCCGCAACGTGGTCGTTTCGCACAAGGCCCTCATCGAGGCCGAGCTCGAAGCTCAGAAGCAGGTCATCATGTCCAAGCTGGAGAAGGGCCAGATCCTCGAGGGAACCGTCAAGAACATCACCTCCTACGGCGTATTCGTCGATCTGGGCGGCGTGGACGGTCTGATCCACATCACCGACCTCTCGTGGGGTCGTGTGAACCACCCCGAGGAGATCGTGGCGCTCGATCAGAAGATCAACGTCGTGATCCTCGACTTCGACGAGGCCAAGAAGCGCATCGCCCTGGGTCTGAAGCAGCTCACCCCGCATCCGTGGGAGGCGCTCGACCAGAACCTCAAGGTCGGCGACAAGGTCAAGGGCCGCGTGGTCGTCATGGCCGATTACGGTGCCTTCGTGGAGATCGCTCCCGGCGTGGAGGGACTGATCCACGTGTCGGAGATGTCGTGGAGCCAGCACCTGCGTTCGGCTCAGGAGTTCATGAAGGTCGGCGACGAGGTCGAGGCCGTCATCCTGACCCTCGACCGCGAGGAGCGCAAGATGTCGCTCGGCATCAAGCAGCTCACGCCCGATCCCTGGGAGAACATCGAGACCAAGTATCCCGTAGGTACGAAGACCACCGCCAAGGTGCGTAACTTCACGAACTTCGGCGTATTCGTCGAGATCGAGGAGGGCATCGACGGCCTGATCCACATTTCGGACCTCAGCTGGACCAAGAAGGTGAAGCATCCCGGCGAGTTCACGTCGGTAGGCGCCGATATCGAGGTCGTGGTGCTGGAGATCGACAAGGAGAACCGCCGTCTGTCGCTGGGCCACAAGCAGCTCGAGGAGAACCCCTGGAACGAGTTCGAGAATCAGTACTCCGTAGACAGCGTTCACGAGGGTACGGTGACCGAGCTGACGGACAAGGGCGCCGTGGTCGCTCTGGGCGAGAACATCGAGGGCTTCTGCCCCGCACGCCAGCTGGTGAAAGAGGACGGCACGACTCCGAAGGTGGGCGACAAGCTCGACTTCAAGGTGATCGAGTTCTCGAAGGCCACCAAGCGCATCACCCTCTCGCACCTGCGCACCTACGACGAAGCCCGTAAGGAGGCGTTCGCTGCCGAGAAGGCCGAGAAGCGCGCCGCTGCCGACGCTACGAAATCGACCGTGAAGAAGATCAACGCTTCGGTCGAGAAGACGACGCTCGGCGACATCGCCGGACTGGCCGCTCTGAAGAGCGCTATGGAGGCTGCCGAGGCCAAGTCGGCCAAGAAAGCCGCTGCCAAGAAAGAGGGCGAGGAGTAA
- a CDS encoding nucleoside kinase, with amino-acid sequence MTDIIKVICENLGTEIDVPMGTPLSEVAKRLTPGRYPFLAAFVNNRLKELSYKIYAPVTIRFVDVTSFAGIRVYQRTAWFLLQKAVRDLYPGQTLHIRHSLGHSGFYCEIDGIDEFTADDAARLQGRMRELSVRNLPITRERMLTTEVRARYAEEGFTDKVALLDTRPRLYSQLYTLGDTVGYFYGSLAPSTGYVTLFDIQPYYNGFYLALPLRTAPDTLHRNVQQEKMFGIFQEYQSWVALMGVPTIGAVNARTLAGDAGGMIKLAEAFHERKFAWVADTIYDAVVSRGIRMVLISGPSSSGKTTSAKRLGIQLGVLGLRPVMISLDDYFVDREKTPLDENGDYDYEALEAIDLELFNDHLRRLIRGESVDIPRYDFITGRRMQHDNPLTLDERSILIIEGIHGLNPRLTPSIPDSQKFRIYISCFTSVAMDNLSRIATTDNRLLRRLTRDYRQRGADALSTLSRWASVRRGEEKHIFPYQENADVMLNSSLFYEISVLRPFAEKILREVPDTVPEYDEAQRMLKFLDNFIPIPPDEIPPTSILREFIGGSSFQY; translated from the coding sequence ATGACCGACATCATCAAAGTCATCTGTGAAAACCTCGGCACCGAGATCGACGTACCGATGGGCACCCCGCTCTCGGAGGTCGCCAAACGCCTGACGCCCGGACGCTATCCGTTCCTCGCGGCCTTCGTCAACAACCGCCTCAAAGAACTCAGTTACAAGATATATGCCCCCGTCACGATCCGTTTCGTCGATGTCACCTCGTTCGCCGGCATCCGGGTCTACCAGCGCACGGCGTGGTTCCTGCTGCAAAAGGCGGTCCGGGACCTCTACCCCGGGCAGACGCTCCACATCCGGCACTCGCTGGGACACAGCGGCTTCTACTGCGAGATCGACGGCATCGACGAATTCACGGCCGACGATGCCGCGCGGTTGCAGGGCCGCATGCGCGAACTCTCCGTGCGCAACCTGCCCATCACCCGCGAGCGGATGCTCACGACCGAGGTCCGGGCGCGCTATGCCGAGGAGGGCTTCACCGACAAGGTGGCCCTGCTGGACACCCGCCCGCGGCTTTACAGCCAGCTCTACACGCTCGGCGACACGGTGGGCTACTTCTACGGCTCGCTGGCCCCATCGACGGGCTACGTCACGCTCTTCGACATCCAGCCCTACTACAACGGCTTCTACCTCGCCCTGCCGCTGCGCACAGCCCCCGATACGCTCCACAGAAACGTCCAGCAGGAGAAGATGTTCGGCATCTTCCAGGAGTACCAGTCGTGGGTGGCGCTGATGGGCGTGCCGACGATCGGCGCGGTCAACGCCCGTACTCTCGCGGGCGACGCCGGGGGCATGATCAAACTCGCCGAGGCGTTCCACGAACGCAAATTCGCCTGGGTCGCCGACACCATCTACGACGCCGTCGTCAGCCGCGGCATCCGCATGGTGCTCATCTCGGGCCCCTCGTCGAGCGGCAAGACCACCTCGGCCAAGCGGCTGGGCATACAGCTCGGTGTGCTGGGGCTGCGCCCGGTGATGATCTCGCTCGACGACTACTTCGTCGATCGTGAGAAGACCCCGCTCGACGAGAACGGCGACTATGACTACGAGGCGCTCGAAGCCATCGACCTCGAACTGTTCAACGACCACCTGCGGCGGCTGATCCGGGGCGAGAGCGTCGATATTCCGCGCTACGACTTCATCACGGGACGCCGCATGCAGCACGACAACCCGCTGACGCTCGACGAGCGTTCGATCCTCATCATCGAGGGCATCCACGGACTGAATCCGCGGCTGACGCCCTCGATCCCCGACTCGCAGAAATTCCGCATCTACATCTCGTGCTTCACGTCGGTGGCAATGGACAACCTTTCGCGCATCGCCACGACCGACAACCGCCTGCTACGCCGCCTGACGCGTGACTACCGCCAGCGGGGCGCAGACGCGCTCTCGACGCTCTCGCGCTGGGCCTCGGTGCGCCGCGGCGAGGAGAAGCACATCTTCCCCTATCAGGAAAACGCCGACGTGATGCTCAATTCGTCGCTCTTCTACGAGATTTCGGTGCTGCGGCCCTTCGCCGAAAAGATCCTGCGCGAAGTCCCCGACACGGTCCCCGAGTACGACGAGGCGCAGCGGATGCTCAAATTCCTCGACAATTTCATCCCCATCCCGCCCGACGAAATCCCGCCCACGTCGATCCTGCGCGAGTTCATCGGAGGCAGCAGTTTTCAGTACTGA
- the trpB gene encoding tryptophan synthase subunit beta, whose product MNYQVDEKGYYGRFGGAYIPEILHKCVEDLRRNYLRVLESESFREEYRTLLRDYVGRPSPLYFARRLSERYGCRIYLKREDLNHTGAHKINNTIGQILIARRMGKTRIIAETGAGQHGVATATVCALMNMPCVVYMGRTDVERQQANVRKMEMLGATVVPVTSGNMTLKDATNEAIRDWCCHPADTFYIIGSTVGPHPYPDMVARLQSVICEEIRVQLREKEGRDYPDYLMACVGGGSNAAGTVYHYLGDERVKIVLAEAGGEGLLSGRSAATIQLGREGIIHGARTLVMQTEDGQIEEPYSISAGLDYPGIGPLHANLAQTGRAKVVAVDDDEALRGAFELTRLEGIIPALESAHALGALPRMEFRPSDVVVLTVSGRGDKDMETYLANMDRPEISGNL is encoded by the coding sequence ATGAACTATCAGGTCGATGAGAAAGGTTATTACGGACGCTTCGGGGGCGCATACATCCCCGAAATCCTGCACAAATGCGTCGAAGACTTGCGGCGGAACTACCTGCGGGTGCTCGAAAGCGAGTCGTTCCGCGAGGAGTACCGCACGCTGCTGCGCGACTACGTGGGACGGCCTTCGCCGCTCTATTTCGCGCGCCGGCTGAGCGAACGCTACGGCTGCCGCATCTACCTCAAGCGCGAGGATCTCAACCACACCGGCGCCCACAAGATCAACAACACCATCGGACAGATTCTGATCGCCCGGCGGATGGGCAAGACGCGCATCATCGCCGAGACGGGGGCCGGGCAGCACGGCGTGGCCACGGCCACGGTCTGCGCGCTGATGAACATGCCCTGCGTGGTCTACATGGGGCGGACCGATGTCGAGCGTCAGCAGGCCAACGTCCGGAAGATGGAGATGCTGGGCGCGACGGTCGTGCCCGTGACCTCGGGCAACATGACGCTGAAGGACGCCACCAACGAAGCCATCCGCGACTGGTGCTGCCACCCCGCGGACACGTTCTACATCATCGGTTCGACGGTAGGGCCGCACCCTTATCCCGACATGGTGGCGCGTTTGCAGTCGGTCATCTGCGAGGAGATCCGCGTGCAGCTGCGGGAGAAGGAGGGGCGCGACTATCCCGACTACCTGATGGCCTGCGTCGGCGGCGGCAGCAACGCCGCAGGGACCGTCTATCACTACCTGGGCGACGAGCGCGTGAAGATCGTGCTGGCCGAGGCCGGGGGCGAGGGACTCCTTTCGGGACGCAGCGCGGCGACGATCCAGCTGGGGCGCGAGGGTATCATCCACGGCGCCCGCACGCTGGTCATGCAGACCGAGGACGGGCAGATCGAGGAGCCCTATTCGATCTCGGCGGGCCTCGATTATCCCGGCATCGGTCCGCTGCACGCCAACCTCGCGCAGACGGGGCGTGCGAAGGTCGTCGCCGTCGATGACGACGAGGCGCTGCGCGGAGCTTTCGAGCTGACGCGCCTCGAAGGGATCATCCCCGCCCTCGAAAGCGCCCATGCCCTCGGTGCGCTGCCCCGGATGGAGTTCCGCCCCTCGGACGTGGTGGTGCTGACCGTCTCGGGCCGCGGCGATAAGGATATGGAGACCTATCTTGCGAATATGGACCGTCCGGAGATCTCCGGCAATTTGTAA
- the rpsF gene encoding 30S ribosomal protein S6: protein MNNYETVFIVTPVLSDAQVQEVADKFQGVITENGGQIVNKESWGLRKLAYPIQKKTTGFYFLVEFTGEGSLVNTLETQYRRDERVIRFLTFKQDKYAVEYSEKRRAKLSNKQEE from the coding sequence ATGAACAATTACGAAACCGTTTTCATTGTCACGCCGGTTCTGTCCGATGCACAGGTGCAGGAAGTCGCTGACAAATTCCAGGGTGTCATCACCGAAAACGGCGGTCAGATCGTGAACAAGGAGTCGTGGGGCCTTCGCAAGCTCGCCTACCCTATTCAGAAGAAGACCACCGGTTTCTACTTCCTGGTAGAGTTCACGGGCGAAGGCTCGCTCGTCAACACGCTCGAAACGCAGTACCGCCGCGACGAGCGCGTGATCCGTTTCTTAACTTTCAAGCAGGACAAATACGCCGTGGAATATTCGGAGAAGCGTCGTGCAAAACTTTCTAACAAGCAGGAGGAGTAA
- a CDS encoding bifunctional metallophosphatase/5'-nucleotidase, whose product MKNSVNHMKKMFRTLLIAAAAVAAACAPRERTLVLLSTNDMHAKIQNFPRLAAAVGACRDTAQLVVLVDAGDRWTGNAYVDMAAAPGMPMIALMNRLGYDVATLGNHEFDHGQAFLGRMIDSMDFEVVCANVVSDTCTFPQLSPYVVIEEGGLRIGFVGVVTNYEGPGHPAGNAACFKGLEFPDPQLMAAKYAAELRPKVDVLVLISHMGDDRDRELLETETLYDVVVSGHTHVEVDSLVNGTMLTQTGKYLKNIGVTEIRLRGRKIESIESRLVPLEGYAPDPVYQAEVDRYYADPGLNKPVGAFAATADKWGLANWMAESVADETDADIGFYHIGGVRLDSIPAGDVGAARIYDLEPFGTEIALMRMTPADMRRMIVSKYNDEENRKEAHRIDLISTTPYVIVTDAQDNALDVRFPKLREGRTYEVAVSDYVFKNYKDLNYSDGKISGIAVAGVLLEELGDDTPLTPDNKPRQEIRRGL is encoded by the coding sequence ATGAAAAACAGTGTCAACCATATGAAAAAAATGTTTCGGACGCTTCTGATCGCCGCTGCGGCGGTCGCTGCGGCCTGCGCTCCCCGCGAGCGGACCCTCGTGCTGCTTTCGACGAACGACATGCACGCCAAGATTCAGAATTTCCCGCGGCTGGCGGCGGCCGTCGGGGCCTGCCGCGATACGGCGCAGCTGGTGGTGCTGGTCGATGCCGGAGACCGCTGGACCGGCAACGCCTATGTGGACATGGCGGCCGCGCCCGGAATGCCGATGATCGCCCTGATGAACCGCCTGGGCTACGATGTGGCGACGCTCGGAAACCACGAATTCGACCACGGGCAGGCGTTTCTGGGCCGCATGATCGACAGCATGGATTTCGAGGTCGTCTGCGCCAACGTGGTGAGCGACACGTGCACTTTCCCGCAGTTGTCGCCCTACGTCGTGATCGAGGAGGGCGGCCTCCGCATCGGGTTCGTCGGCGTGGTGACCAACTACGAGGGCCCCGGGCATCCCGCGGGCAATGCCGCGTGTTTCAAGGGGCTGGAGTTTCCCGATCCGCAGCTGATGGCGGCGAAGTATGCCGCCGAACTGCGTCCGAAGGTGGACGTGCTGGTGCTGATCTCGCACATGGGCGACGACCGAGACCGGGAGCTGCTCGAAACGGAGACGCTGTACGACGTGGTGGTCAGCGGGCACACCCATGTGGAGGTCGATTCACTGGTGAACGGCACGATGCTGACGCAGACCGGCAAGTATCTGAAAAATATCGGCGTTACGGAGATCAGGCTCCGGGGCCGGAAGATCGAAAGCATCGAATCCCGGCTGGTGCCGCTGGAGGGCTATGCCCCCGATCCCGTCTATCAGGCCGAGGTGGACCGCTACTACGCCGATCCCGGGCTGAACAAACCCGTGGGAGCATTCGCCGCGACGGCCGACAAGTGGGGTCTCGCCAACTGGATGGCCGAATCGGTGGCCGACGAGACCGATGCCGACATCGGATTCTACCACATCGGCGGCGTGCGTCTCGACTCGATTCCGGCGGGCGATGTCGGTGCGGCGAGAATCTATGATCTGGAGCCCTTCGGCACGGAGATCGCCCTGATGCGGATGACCCCGGCCGACATGCGCCGGATGATCGTTTCGAAGTACAACGACGAGGAGAACCGCAAGGAGGCCCACCGCATCGACCTGATCTCGACGACCCCCTATGTCATCGTGACCGACGCGCAGGACAACGCCCTCGACGTGCGTTTTCCGAAGCTGCGCGAGGGCAGGACCTACGAAGTCGCCGTCAGCGATTACGTGTTCAAGAACTACAAGGATCTGAACTACTCCGACGGGAAGATCTCCGGCATAGCGGTCGCCGGCGTGCTGCTCGAAGAGCTCGGCGACGACACGCCGCTGACCCCCGACAACAAGCCGCGGCAGGAGATCAGGAGAGGGCTATGA
- a CDS encoding DMT family transporter, producing MNRLKPHLALLLCNVLWAMDYPFYNYVLPRYIHPMALVSASLVATALLSLVPLLWQKAEKVGWADGRKLIGAGLLIGVLRKVFIMYGLSMTSPIDGSIIDTIVPLLVLALSVALGMDRFTKLKVAGLVLGMAGAVAVVLSGAASAHAHSHLWGNVMIFLCAYVTSLYMVWFKRLIAKYRITTVLRWVYCAAAVMALPIGIGPIVHTDFAAIARHALFPALFVLIVPTYLPNLMLNYALKTVPATVSSIYTYLQPVLAIAISIGMGLDKLHADTVIFALVIFAGVGLVLRSYIVKPKHPADLKSQS from the coding sequence ATGAACAGACTGAAACCCCATTTGGCCCTGTTGCTGTGCAACGTGCTCTGGGCTATGGACTACCCGTTTTATAACTATGTGCTGCCGCGCTACATTCACCCTATGGCGCTGGTCTCGGCATCGCTCGTGGCGACGGCTCTGCTGTCGCTCGTGCCCCTGCTGTGGCAGAAGGCCGAGAAGGTCGGCTGGGCCGACGGCCGCAAGCTGATCGGTGCCGGACTGCTGATCGGCGTGTTGCGCAAGGTCTTCATCATGTACGGACTGTCGATGACCTCGCCGATCGACGGTTCGATCATCGACACCATCGTGCCGCTGCTGGTGCTGGCGCTCTCGGTGGCGCTGGGGATGGACCGCTTCACGAAACTCAAAGTCGCGGGGCTGGTGCTCGGAATGGCGGGGGCCGTGGCGGTGGTGTTGTCGGGGGCCGCGTCGGCGCATGCGCACTCGCATCTGTGGGGCAACGTGATGATCTTCCTTTGCGCCTACGTCACCTCGCTGTACATGGTGTGGTTCAAACGCCTGATCGCCAAATACCGCATCACGACCGTGCTGCGCTGGGTCTATTGCGCTGCGGCCGTCATGGCGCTGCCTATCGGCATCGGGCCCATTGTCCACACCGATTTCGCAGCCATCGCCCGTCATGCCCTCTTCCCGGCGCTGTTCGTGCTGATCGTGCCGACCTACCTGCCCAACCTGATGCTCAACTATGCGCTCAAAACCGTGCCGGCCACCGTGTCGAGCATCTACACCTATCTCCAACCCGTGCTGGCGATCGCCATTTCGATCGGGATGGGGCTCGACAAACTCCATGCGGACACGGTGATCTTCGCGCTGGTGATCTTCGCGGGCGTGGGGCTGGTGCTCCGCTCCTACATCGTGAAGCCGAAGCATCCCGCGGACTTAAAAAGCCAGTCTTAA
- the rpsR gene encoding 30S ribosomal protein S18, with translation MAQDNKAQSEIRYLNPVSVDVKKKKYCRFKKLGIKYVDYKDGEFLKKFLNEQGKILPRRLTGTSQKFQKKVAQAVKRARHLAILPFVTDCMK, from the coding sequence ATGGCACAGGACAACAAAGCACAGTCGGAAATCCGCTACCTGAACCCGGTATCGGTAGACGTCAAAAAGAAGAAATACTGCCGCTTCAAGAAGCTCGGCATCAAATACGTGGACTATAAGGACGGAGAGTTCCTGAAGAAATTCCTCAACGAGCAGGGCAAGATCCTTCCCCGCCGTCTGACGGGCACTTCGCAGAAGTTCCAGAAGAAGGTCGCACAGGCCGTGAAACGTGCGCGCCACCTCGCCATCCTGCCCTTCGTAACCGATTGCATGAAATAA
- a CDS encoding DKNYY domain-containing protein, with amino-acid sequence MKRFVLFLWIAIATVPSGSWGVVRAAGADVVQRGPERRHRGYVKDDWSVWYRGRKVEGAVASSFSDLGGGYGKDAWTVFYGGRKMEGAAASSFAVLGGGYGKDSWSVWFRGCKIEGLSASSFSALGDGYGKDPWKVVFEGRTVKDAAASSFESLGRGYAKDAWRVYYRGEAIPGVSPRSFKMPRR; translated from the coding sequence ATGAAGAGATTCGTTTTGTTTTTGTGGATCGCCATTGCCACTGTTCCGAGCGGCTCGTGGGGCGTCGTGCGTGCGGCTGGGGCCGATGTGGTGCAGCGGGGACCCGAACGGCGTCACCGCGGGTATGTGAAAGACGACTGGTCGGTCTGGTATCGGGGCCGCAAGGTCGAAGGCGCCGTGGCTTCGTCGTTCTCCGACCTCGGCGGGGGCTACGGCAAGGATGCCTGGACGGTCTTTTACGGCGGCCGGAAGATGGAGGGGGCTGCCGCATCGTCGTTCGCCGTGCTCGGCGGCGGGTACGGCAAAGACTCCTGGTCGGTCTGGTTCCGGGGCTGCAAGATCGAGGGGTTGTCGGCCTCGTCGTTCTCCGCTCTGGGCGACGGCTACGGCAAGGACCCCTGGAAGGTGGTTTTCGAAGGCCGCACGGTGAAGGACGCCGCGGCCTCGTCGTTCGAAAGTCTCGGCAGAGGCTATGCGAAGGATGCGTGGAGGGTCTATTACCGGGGCGAGGCGATTCCGGGAGTGTCGCCGAGGTCGTTCAAGATGCCGCGGCGGTAG